A stretch of DNA from Caldalkalibacillus thermarum:
ATTTTAACATGCAACAAGGTGTCGTAAAGTGGTTTAATTCTGAAAAAGGGTATGGTTTTATTGAAGTTGAAGGTGGCAATGACGTATTTGTACACTACAGTGCCATCCAAGAGGAAGGTTTCAAAAGCTTAGAAGGTGGTCAGCGTGTGCAATTTGAAATTGTACAGGGTGAACGCGGGCCCCAAGCTGCAAATGTGATCAAACTTTAAAAAGTACAAACAAAAAGTACAAACAAACGAGACATGCTTTATTCACTATAAGTCACGTTTTGTCCATAGATTCGGTACGTGAAGTTGAGTAAAGCAACAAAAGCCTTTGGTCAGAGGAAACCAAAGGCTTTTCTATGTTTGCTTATAGTCCTGATCCGCATCTTCATGATCCGGGAGTTCAGATTCGGCCCAAGGGCGTTCATTTATGGCCCCTTGAAACTCAAGACCGCACAGGGAGCAGCGCAGGAGATGAATGCACTGATGTTTAACAAGGTCGGGATAACCATTGGTTAATTTAAGGTCATCAATTTCACGGTAAGGACTATATGGCTCATAGTAGTCGGATAGTTTCCCCAGATCATCAACTACAGTGGCACACCGGGGACAGGAATAGGTCAATGTTTCTAAACCGTTGCACACCGGGCAAATCCACATGAGGAAGTCCTCCCTCCCCGCTGGTCTTGTTGAGTTTTAGTGTAGCCTGCAGGCGGGGTTCTATTCAAGAAGGCACAGAACTTGATATAATGTATATACAGGAAGTTTAGCATTGGAGTGAGCCATATGGGAAAATATACACTAGTTAAACATTTTTGGATGGCCTGTGCCCACGCCGTCAAAGGGGCAGGCAAGTGTGAAAGGATTCATGGTCATAATTTTAAAATAACCTTTTGTGTAGAAGGAGAAAAATTGGATGACAACGGGATGTTGATTGACTTCAGGGAAGTGAAACATTCCCTGGAGAAAAAATATGATCATCATTTGCTCAATGACTTTCCGGAATTTAATCCTGATCAAGGCGGAGCTAGCCCTTCCACGGAAAAAGTAGCCGAAATATTTTTCCAGCATATTAAAGCCTTATGTAAGCAAAAGAAAAATCAACCGCGCCTGAAGTGGGTTGAGGTGCAAGAAACAAACGAGGCTTATGCCCGGTACGAAGAATAAAAAAGGCTTATCTTGCCTGGCCAGGCAAGATAAGCCTTTTGCATTTGTTTTGTCCGTTACCCTAAATAGTTGTCCAGAGTGGTTTAGCCCACCACGCCCAACCATTCGAGAAACGTCATCACACTGAACCAGCCGAAAACCAGCATGGAAACAAAGGAAAAGGCAACACCAAGAAGGTTTTTATCCCTGGCAGTATGTATCAACCCGAGCAGGCATAAAATGGTAATCAGTGAAGTGATGACGATGAACAGCATGGCTTTGTGCCCTCCTTTTGTCCAAACTATGGGTTGCAACCCTTTTGCTTACTTTCCTATTTTAACACAAGCGTGACGGTTGTCGAGGGTTAGGCATATAAGTATACAAAAGGGCAAAACAGCGGGAGGAAGGTTAAATTGAGTTCCGCCGTTGTCACGTTAAAAGCTTCCCATTACCCTGAGGTATACTCCTTTTTATCTCAACAGGAACCCTGGTCCATCATTGCCTTTGATGCGCTCCTGACACACG
This window harbors:
- a CDS encoding cold-shock protein → MQQGVVKWFNSEKGYGFIEVEGGNDVFVHYSAIQEEGFKSLEGGQRVQFEIVQGERGPQAANVIKL
- a CDS encoding DUF2759 family protein, producing MLFIVITSLITILCLLGLIHTARDKNLLGVAFSFVSMLVFGWFSVMTFLEWLGVVG
- a CDS encoding 6-pyruvoyl trahydropterin synthase family protein, giving the protein MGKYTLVKHFWMACAHAVKGAGKCERIHGHNFKITFCVEGEKLDDNGMLIDFREVKHSLEKKYDHHLLNDFPEFNPDQGGASPSTEKVAEIFFQHIKALCKQKKNQPRLKWVEVQETNEAYARYEE